A region of the Scylla paramamosain isolate STU-SP2022 chromosome 24, ASM3559412v1, whole genome shotgun sequence genome:
CTTTCTCGTGTCAGTGGGCCGCTCATCACCCACGCCCTGCATACCGCCGCCGCACGTGTCACCCCGCTGAGGACAGGTGAGAGCATGTACCTGACGCAGACATTGAGGCCCGGACTTAGAAacgcttttttctctcatcacgactatcttcaaaagccacagagatgactggccgggttctcaagagtgtttctcctattaacaaAGTAGAGATCTTATTAATATGTCaccgttataaaaaaaataaataaaaaaaaaaacacactaaaaaattaaagaactgCCGGGGGTGTGGGGGGCGAGTGGAttggttctcaagaatgtttatcctgttaatatagaaatcttatcAATCATCcaatagaaccgtaaaaacacccttaaaaaccagtgtcatTTCATCTACAGCCTCTGAAAGCAGTTGGGGTGCGGCACAGAACGGTTTGTGAGCATCCCACCATGAGTTTAAGTCCTTAGTCTTTGACATATCCTTTACATCCTGTCTCTATCCTTTCAGATGCGTGTGTGGCAGGTAGCTGTTGTGGTGGCGGCTGTAGCGGTGGCCGTCACGGAGGCGCAGAGGTTCAGACAAGTCCCGCCAGCTCGCATCCCATCGCGCGCCGAGTTAACGGTGGCGATAAACAACGTGGACACGGTGAAGAAGGCGCTGGCGTGCATCGAGGGGCTCCCGTGCAAACTGGATGATGAGTACCACGTGTTGCTGCAGCGTGAGTAGTGCAACGTTTGGTTTCCTACAGCTTGACAGAAACTTGAAGGCTTCCTCTTTGTATATTATgcatgaatggatggatggatacatagatagacagatagatgtatagatagataaatagattgatggaTAAACTATAAACTGactgatattgagagagagagagagagagagagagagagagagagagagagagagagagagagagagagagagagagagagagagagagagagagacagagagagagagagaaagagaaagagagagtatatataacTGAGGTGTCTGGTTCGTGCTGCAGGGTGGGGCCCCGAGGTGATGCTGCGAGGTCACTGCCCGGCGGGTCTGTGCACGAGGGAGCAGGCACGCGAGGCCAAGTGGCTCATGTCCCAGATCTACGAGAAATACCCCAAGCGGTACATTGCCTCCGTCAACAGGCTGGCCGCCCGCCCCAACCCTTACTACGGATA
Encoded here:
- the LOC135112600 gene encoding uncharacterized protein LOC135112600, producing the protein MRVWQVAVVVAAVAVAVTEAQRFRQVPPARIPSRAELTVAINNVDTVKKALACIEGLPCKLDDEYHVLLQRWGPEVMLRGHCPAGLCTREQAREAKWLMSQIYEKYPKRYIASVNRLAARPNPYYG